A single genomic interval of Pyrus communis chromosome 7, drPyrComm1.1, whole genome shotgun sequence harbors:
- the LOC137740663 gene encoding uncharacterized protein — MTRSSKPVREHILDFDDDFERTLRKQKTQQNPNPPASSSTSEFDEGGEEGEATTQFVEEVQTMAVDNRTIKELSASGMDNVVPLCIQYPTAAQGKTDEFEQKSSLLHHIPKFHGLSMEDPNKHLKEFEVVCSSMTPINVDESIMKMKAFPFSLVDKAKDWLFELAPGTVNSWENASAGGALVDKTPVDAKTLIANQAHNAQQYEGVGQREGPRQQSVNEGQEKQAKDMHNYANEVQNQAREVTELKRQVGQMAEFMGQFSREQGKNVLSSVPTNVFPSNVPFPSTFMQTKKEEAERDILETFRKVQVNIPLLDAIKQVPRSNAYPKGVLEDVLVQVNHLVFPADFYVLEMDESDHTPSLPILLGRPFMKTARTKIDVYNGTLTMEFDGEVINFNLSDFMKYPSENC, encoded by the exons ATGACTAGAAGTTCaaaacctgttcgtgagcacatccttgactttgacgacgattttgagcggaccttgaggaagcaaaagactcaacaaaaccctaacccaccgGCTTCTAGCTCTACATCCGAGTTTGACGAAGGAGGTGAGGAAGGAGAGGCCACGACACAGTTTGTGGAGGAAGTAcaaaccatggccgtggacaatcgaaccatcaaagagctctctGCCTCAGGTATGGATAATGTcgttcctttatgcatacaatacccCACGGCAGCTCAAGGTAAGACGGAcgaatttgaacaaaagtctagtttattacatcatattcctaaattccatgggctgtccatggaagatcctaacaaacatcttaaggaatttgaagtagtttgctcaagtatgacacccatcaacgtggATGAGAGTAttatgaagatgaaggcctttccattctcccttgtggacaaggccaaagattggttgtttgaattggCCCCCGGAACTGTgaattcttgggaaa atgcctcggcgggtggtgcattagtggacaagactcCGGTGGATGCCAAAACTCTAATTGCAAACCAAGCACAcaatgctcaacaatatgaaggtgttggacaaagagaggggccacggcaacaaagtgtaaatgag gggcaagaaaaacaagcaAAGGACATGCACAATTACGCCAATGAGGTGCAAAATCAAGCTCGAGAGGTGACTGAGTTGAAGAGACAAGtgggacaaatggctgaattcatggggcaatttagtagagaacaag gtaaaaacgtgttaagttcagttcctactaatgtttttccttcgaatgtgccttttcctagtacgttcatgcaaacaaagaaagaggaagccgAAAGGGACATTCtcgagacgtttcggaaagttcaagtcaatatccctcttttggatgcaatcaagcaagtcccgag atctaatgcctatccaaagggagttttggaagatgttttagtgcaggtcaatcatttagTCTTTCcggcagatttctatgtgcttgaaatggatgaATCCGACCATACCCCTTCATTGCCCATCctccttggaaggccattcatgaaaactgctcgtacgaagattgacgtatataatggcactttgacaatggaatttgatggggaagttattaatttcaatctttctgattttATGAAGTACCCTAGTGAGAATTGTTGA